A stretch of Roseibium porphyridii DNA encodes these proteins:
- a CDS encoding sulfotransferase family 2 domain-containing protein codes for MHLFIHIPKNGGMAIREAPQLQDRLVIANRRRLKSKAYADKLKAFMGERGGNPGYEHARLRDVDLSVRQAARAFAIVRNPWSRTVSRFKFALQTRTYKDTSPEATVAEFETFLEERHKWGGVEYFWHRAVAGWYAQEDYVLDEKGRLAADILRQENLSAEMQTYLGFASELKRRNISTKSRADYRDLYTEKTIQIVADWYAADIERFGFDFDTPATKSVLYAET; via the coding sequence ATGCATCTGTTTATTCACATTCCTAAAAATGGTGGCATGGCTATTCGCGAAGCGCCGCAGTTGCAGGACAGGCTCGTGATCGCCAATCGCCGTCGTCTGAAAAGCAAGGCCTATGCGGACAAGCTGAAAGCCTTCATGGGTGAACGTGGTGGCAATCCGGGTTATGAACATGCAAGGCTACGTGATGTTGATCTTTCCGTGCGCCAGGCAGCGCGCGCCTTCGCAATTGTTCGCAATCCCTGGTCACGCACTGTTTCTAGATTCAAATTTGCTCTGCAAACAAGAACCTACAAAGATACATCGCCAGAGGCCACCGTGGCCGAATTCGAGACATTTCTGGAAGAACGGCACAAGTGGGGTGGCGTCGAATATTTTTGGCACCGGGCAGTGGCTGGCTGGTACGCTCAAGAAGACTACGTTCTTGATGAAAAAGGCCGCTTGGCGGCCGACATTTTGCGTCAAGAAAACCTGAGTGCCGAGATGCAGACCTATCTCGGGTTCGCAAGCGAGCTCAAGCGCCGGAACATCAGCACAAAGTCGCGCGCTGACTACCGCGATCTCTACACCGAGAAAACCATTCAGATCGTTGCCGATTGGTACGCAGCCGATATTGAGCGATTCGGCTTTGACTTCGACACACCGGCAACAAAGAGCGTCCTTTATGCCGAGACCTGA
- a CDS encoding NAD-dependent epimerase/dehydratase family protein — MKATVLGSSGFVGSNLTKYLRGIGYDVATPGRSEVANLKGSLGRVFYCIGMTGNFRAQPMATVDAHASVLARFLETCEFESFVYFSSTRIYAKAEGPEETHEEALIKVCPSANTTYDLSKMLGEALCLSLERPSVKVIRLSNVYGPNQSRATFLGSLLEDLSLSGKASIQESSDSSKDYVAVSDVVKMAEKIARSGIHRIYNVASGHPLSHIEIARTVLGEGLDCTFLPGGARRVFPKINISRLKKEFGFNPRPLLDDLPQLLRAAGDGSAAQSGAIL; from the coding sequence ATGAAGGCAACTGTTCTCGGCTCAAGCGGGTTTGTCGGCAGCAATCTGACGAAATATCTACGGGGTATCGGCTATGACGTCGCGACACCAGGCCGATCTGAGGTAGCCAATCTGAAAGGCTCTCTCGGGCGGGTTTTCTATTGCATCGGCATGACCGGAAATTTCCGCGCACAGCCGATGGCTACAGTCGATGCACATGCGAGCGTCTTGGCGAGGTTTCTGGAAACCTGCGAATTCGAGTCCTTCGTGTATTTCTCCAGTACCCGGATCTATGCGAAAGCCGAGGGCCCTGAAGAAACCCATGAGGAAGCGCTGATCAAAGTCTGCCCTTCTGCGAACACGACCTACGATCTGTCCAAGATGCTGGGTGAAGCCCTTTGTCTCTCGCTCGAACGACCCTCTGTCAAGGTGATCCGGTTGTCCAACGTTTATGGCCCGAACCAAAGCAGAGCGACGTTTCTGGGGTCTCTACTTGAAGACCTGTCTCTGTCTGGCAAGGCCTCCATTCAGGAAAGCTCAGATTCGTCCAAGGACTATGTTGCCGTCTCCGACGTCGTCAAAATGGCTGAGAAGATCGCGCGCAGTGGCATTCACAGGATCTATAATGTTGCCAGCGGTCACCCGCTCAGCCACATTGAAATCGCCAGGACCGTTTTGGGAGAAGGTCTAGATTGCACCTTTTTGCCAGGCGGCGCGCGCAGGGTCTTTCCCAAGATCAACATTTCCAGACTAAAAAAAGAATTCGGCTTTAACCCGCGTCCCTTGCTTGACGATCTGCCGCAGCTGCTGCGCGCGGCCGGTGACGGGAGCGCGGCCCAATCAGGAGCAATTTTGTGA
- a CDS encoding acyltransferase codes for MTLQIDPTARISTLADIEDSVRGTVIRIGARSVVDSFVKIKPAGGSGDVVIGESVTLNSGCVIYTGNGLTIGDNVAVAANCTFAPVNHAFEDRERLIVDQGFQPSRGGITIGDDVWIGANCVFLDGAVVNTGCVIAAGTVVKGNVPAYTVIAGNPWRQMGKRS; via the coding sequence ATGACACTTCAGATCGATCCAACCGCACGTATTTCCACGCTGGCAGACATAGAGGACAGCGTACGCGGCACCGTCATTCGCATAGGTGCACGTTCGGTTGTCGACAGTTTCGTCAAGATCAAACCAGCCGGTGGCTCAGGAGATGTGGTCATCGGGGAAAGCGTGACCCTCAATTCGGGTTGTGTGATCTATACCGGCAACGGTCTGACAATCGGCGACAACGTGGCCGTAGCGGCCAATTGCACTTTTGCACCCGTCAATCATGCCTTTGAAGATCGTGAAAGGCTAATTGTCGATCAAGGCTTCCAGCCCAGCAGGGGTGGTATCACCATCGGCGACGATGTCTGGATCGGAGCCAATTGCGTTTTTCTGGACGGAGCCGTCGTCAACACCGGCTGCGTCATTGCCGCCGGGACGGTGGTGAAAGGAAACGTCCCGGCCTATACGGTGATAGCCGGCAATCCCTGGCGTCAGATGGGAAAGCGGTCATGA
- the rfbC gene encoding dTDP-4-dehydrorhamnose 3,5-epimerase → MIFTPLALDGAYRIDLERRGDKRGSFARMFCQEEFRRHGLTSIWSQCNVSHSKLSGTLRGMHFQRPPKADAKLVKCMAGSVFDVIVDLRQGSETYGNWASVTLTADGGEMIYIPKGFAHGFQTLAENAQLLYFHSDSYSPGDEGGLHHADDQIGIAWPLEVTSLSERDKTLPTLAKVKPIS, encoded by the coding sequence ATGATTTTCACACCTCTTGCGCTCGATGGCGCTTATCGCATCGACCTGGAGCGCCGTGGCGATAAACGCGGCTCCTTCGCTCGAATGTTCTGCCAGGAAGAGTTTCGGCGACATGGGCTGACAAGCATCTGGTCCCAGTGCAACGTCTCTCACAGCAAATTATCGGGTACGCTGCGCGGTATGCACTTTCAACGCCCTCCGAAAGCCGATGCGAAACTGGTCAAATGCATGGCCGGCTCTGTCTTCGATGTCATTGTCGATTTACGACAGGGCTCTGAAACTTATGGGAATTGGGCTTCAGTCACGCTGACGGCAGATGGCGGTGAGATGATCTATATTCCGAAAGGCTTTGCCCATGGCTTCCAGACCCTGGCGGAGAACGCACAGTTGCTGTATTTCCACTCCGACAGCTACAGCCCGGGCGACGAAGGCGGTCTTCACCATGCCGATGACCAAATCGGAATCGCATGGCCGCTGGAGGTCACCAGCCTCTCCGAACGCGACAAGACGCTGCCGACCCTTGCCAAGGTAAAGCCAATCTCATGA
- the rfbG gene encoding CDP-glucose 4,6-dehydratase — protein MGFWQNKKVLITGHTGFKGAWLSEMLLARGARIFGVALPPEGDKSLFQQLKLHERMQGAFVDIRDAAALTAEIRSFDPEIVLHLAAQALVRRSYRDPVGNWATNVMGTVHLLDTLRQLDKHVTAVIVTTDKVYENNERDYAYHESDPLGGYDPYSASKAACELVSASWRRSFGGDKLKIATARAGNVIGGGDWSEDRLVPDIIRALESGKTIEIRNPASIRPWQHVLDPLEGYLTLAEKVDLATDGAFQTGYNFGPEPADIHTVGALADTMIRHWPGHWIDASDPDAVHEAGRLNLSINKARSELGWTPVWQFEDAIDKTVRWYQKVALGADALELTQAQIVAFEAAR, from the coding sequence ATGGGTTTCTGGCAAAACAAAAAGGTTCTGATCACAGGGCATACCGGTTTCAAAGGGGCCTGGCTTAGTGAAATGCTGCTCGCTCGCGGCGCCCGGATCTTCGGAGTTGCCCTACCCCCAGAGGGCGACAAGAGCCTTTTTCAGCAACTCAAGCTGCACGAGCGCATGCAGGGTGCCTTTGTCGACATCCGCGATGCCGCGGCCTTGACAGCCGAAATCCGATCCTTTGACCCCGAAATCGTGCTTCATCTGGCAGCCCAGGCTCTGGTGCGACGGTCCTACCGAGACCCTGTCGGCAACTGGGCCACCAATGTTATGGGCACCGTGCATCTGCTTGATACTTTGCGTCAACTGGACAAGCACGTCACTGCGGTGATCGTGACCACCGACAAGGTCTATGAAAACAACGAACGGGACTACGCCTATCACGAGAGCGATCCGCTTGGTGGTTATGACCCTTACTCGGCGTCGAAGGCTGCCTGCGAGCTTGTCTCGGCCAGCTGGCGCCGTTCCTTCGGCGGCGATAAGTTGAAGATCGCGACAGCACGCGCCGGCAATGTCATTGGCGGTGGTGACTGGTCGGAAGACCGGCTGGTTCCGGACATCATCCGCGCGCTCGAAAGCGGCAAGACCATCGAAATTCGCAATCCGGCTTCGATCCGACCTTGGCAACATGTGCTTGATCCATTGGAGGGCTACCTGACGCTTGCCGAGAAGGTTGATCTGGCGACTGACGGGGCCTTTCAGACAGGCTATAATTTCGGTCCCGAACCGGCTGACATTCACACTGTGGGCGCTCTGGCTGACACTATGATCCGCCATTGGCCCGGACACTGGATCGATGCCTCCGATCCCGATGCGGTGCATGAAGCAGGACGGCTCAACCTTTCGATCAACAAAGCCCGCAGCGAGCTTGGCTGGACACCCGTCTGGCAGTTTGAAGACGCCATCGACAAGACGGTGCGCTGGTATCAAAAGGTGGCGTTGGGCGCAGATGCGCTAGAATTGACACAAGCTCAGATTGTTGCCTTTGAGGCCGCCAGATGA
- a CDS encoding glycosyltransferase family 2 protein: MTKPRVLVLFPIYNGERTMRNSLDCIANQDYQDFRAVIVDNKSTDGTAEIARAYCEQDPRFEVLTQETHLSAVENFVFCMEYGQDHSDYFCLRACDDLSSPNYLSLLISALEQNPDKLLAAPTVRRVSEVGERVLHPDPIIFGYPQSLAAGIVPYALAYPSEWCYGLVRADGGAEILIRRWSGYPHAWCVASYVVAEFVMRDLAIWVEDAEFVFMEGSGSFEKYGAKSFFDKLRQRLNYTLGCYKVIRKLRRVSLATRIRLFRRLWRVSRIKTRYDLEDHILKALRFRK, translated from the coding sequence GTGACAAAACCTAGGGTCTTGGTCCTGTTCCCGATCTATAATGGCGAACGGACCATGCGTAACAGCCTCGATTGCATCGCCAATCAGGATTATCAAGATTTCCGGGCCGTTATCGTCGACAACAAATCGACAGATGGCACCGCCGAGATTGCACGTGCCTATTGCGAACAAGACCCGCGTTTTGAGGTTCTGACCCAGGAAACCCACCTGTCCGCCGTGGAGAATTTCGTTTTTTGCATGGAATATGGGCAGGACCATTCCGACTATTTCTGTCTGCGCGCCTGTGACGACCTGTCGAGCCCCAACTATTTGTCTCTGTTGATCAGTGCGTTGGAGCAAAATCCTGACAAATTATTGGCGGCTCCAACCGTCCGCAGGGTGAGTGAAGTCGGAGAACGTGTCCTGCACCCGGACCCGATCATTTTCGGTTACCCCCAGTCGCTTGCAGCCGGCATCGTGCCGTACGCACTCGCCTATCCGTCTGAATGGTGCTACGGCTTGGTGCGCGCTGATGGCGGTGCCGAGATTCTGATCCGGCGCTGGAGCGGGTATCCACATGCCTGGTGCGTGGCGTCCTATGTGGTTGCCGAATTCGTCATGCGCGACCTGGCGATCTGGGTCGAAGACGCCGAGTTTGTTTTCATGGAGGGCTCGGGGTCTTTCGAAAAATATGGAGCAAAGTCGTTTTTCGATAAGCTCCGGCAGCGCCTGAACTACACGCTCGGCTGCTACAAAGTGATCCGCAAACTGCGGCGGGTGTCCCTTGCAACCCGGATCAGATTGTTCCGAAGGCTATGGCGCGTATCCCGTATCAAGACTCGCTATGACCTAGAAGACCACATACTGAAAGCACTTCGGTTCAGAAAGTAG
- a CDS encoding glycosyltransferase, with protein MATDAPLQLKKLAHIHLGVDGGAERFFVRLTRAFAKRGVEQIAFIRKDRPWRDELAEHCQVREMTFSRSHIKRHVIRWNIARQIKGFGARVTMGWMSPASKWLPKPGPDMRTFLRLGDWPDGFHTYGNVEQLIGNTPEIVRQAVEMGWPEERAHVISNFVDPLPENLQPVNRADYNTPNNATVLIHLGRFVQRKRFDLAIEAVARLPETVHAWLIGDGELLDDMKELAKKRGVTDRVHFLGWQRDPASFLKAADILLCPTDEEPLGNVVLEGWNAGLPVVATTSPGPSWLIEHGKTGLLSPCGDVDGLTDAISQISRSPNLGVTLVNKGKKTLVQQHLESTISRRYVELLGDNAT; from the coding sequence ATGGCCACTGATGCGCCGCTGCAACTGAAGAAGCTTGCCCATATTCACCTTGGCGTTGACGGCGGTGCGGAGAGGTTTTTCGTGCGCCTTACGCGGGCATTTGCCAAACGGGGTGTCGAACAGATCGCCTTCATTCGCAAGGATCGGCCCTGGCGGGACGAGCTCGCAGAACACTGCCAGGTGCGCGAGATGACTTTCAGCCGATCACACATCAAGCGCCATGTCATTCGCTGGAACATCGCGCGTCAGATCAAAGGCTTCGGAGCGCGCGTGACCATGGGCTGGATGAGCCCCGCCAGCAAATGGCTGCCGAAGCCCGGCCCAGACATGCGCACGTTCCTGCGTCTTGGCGACTGGCCGGACGGCTTTCACACATACGGCAATGTGGAGCAACTCATTGGCAACACGCCTGAGATCGTCCGCCAGGCTGTAGAAATGGGCTGGCCCGAGGAACGGGCACACGTGATCAGCAACTTTGTCGATCCGCTGCCGGAAAACCTCCAGCCCGTGAACCGGGCGGATTACAACACGCCGAACAATGCGACCGTGCTGATCCATCTGGGCCGCTTCGTGCAACGCAAGCGGTTCGACCTTGCCATTGAGGCTGTCGCGAGACTTCCAGAGACTGTCCACGCCTGGCTGATCGGCGATGGTGAGCTTTTGGACGACATGAAGGAACTCGCCAAAAAGCGCGGCGTCACAGATCGGGTCCATTTCCTTGGTTGGCAACGCGATCCGGCCTCTTTCTTGAAGGCCGCCGATATTCTTCTCTGTCCCACGGACGAAGAACCCCTCGGCAACGTCGTCCTAGAAGGCTGGAACGCCGGCTTACCCGTCGTTGCCACCACGTCACCCGGCCCGAGCTGGTTGATTGAACATGGGAAGACGGGACTGCTCAGTCCGTGTGGGGATGTGGATGGATTGACAGATGCAATCAGTCAAATCTCACGATCTCCAAACTTAGGAGTAACGCTGGTGAACAAGGGAAAAAAAACTCTAGTTCAGCAACATCTAGAAAGTACTATTTCGCGGCGCTACGTTGAACTGCTAGGTGACAACGCCACTTAG
- a CDS encoding FkbM family methyltransferase → MEILEKLKARRLRQSKRALRRSTGAAYAQLFNETSKLRGTSARVVWDGSVYIVSDPEMPRREYVFRHEKQGLLAYSDGLVARAENLGSAYFLENVNFQDGDIVFDCGANLGDLFLWFDHKNLEIEYIGFEPSPVEFKCAEQNVAPHLVYNLGLWNRDDELQFYVSSQGADSSLIEPSQFDEVITVQTKRLDALIENEIKFLKLEAEGAEPEILEGIGDKLDQIEYISADLGFERGKKSESTLVPVMNYLLRNGFELESIRHDRICALFRNRAFS, encoded by the coding sequence TTGGAAATTCTTGAAAAACTTAAAGCCCGCCGATTGAGGCAGAGCAAGAGAGCCCTGCGAAGATCAACAGGCGCCGCTTATGCGCAATTATTCAATGAAACCTCAAAGTTACGCGGCACCTCCGCCCGAGTGGTGTGGGACGGCAGTGTTTATATTGTTTCCGACCCTGAAATGCCCCGTCGTGAATACGTTTTTCGACATGAAAAACAAGGGCTTCTGGCCTATTCCGATGGGTTGGTCGCACGGGCAGAAAATTTAGGGTCAGCCTACTTTTTGGAGAACGTGAATTTTCAAGACGGTGACATTGTTTTTGACTGTGGAGCCAATCTTGGTGATCTGTTTCTTTGGTTTGATCACAAAAATTTGGAAATCGAATATATAGGGTTTGAGCCCAGTCCGGTGGAATTCAAATGCGCCGAACAAAATGTTGCTCCGCATCTCGTTTACAATCTTGGACTTTGGAATCGCGACGATGAGCTTCAATTCTATGTTAGTTCTCAAGGCGCGGATTCCAGCCTGATCGAGCCCTCTCAATTCGACGAAGTAATTACAGTTCAAACAAAACGTCTTGATGCTCTAATCGAAAATGAGATCAAATTCCTCAAACTTGAAGCAGAAGGGGCGGAACCGGAAATTCTCGAGGGAATTGGTGATAAACTCGACCAAATTGAATACATTTCCGCAGACCTCGGATTCGAACGTGGTAAAAAGTCTGAAAGCACGTTAGTACCCGTGATGAACTATTTGCTTCGAAATGGTTTCGAATTGGAAAGCATTCGGCACGACAGGATCTGTGCTCTCTTCAGGAACAGGGCCTTTTCGTGA
- a CDS encoding class I SAM-dependent methyltransferase: protein MTQTCRHCEAELTRQFLDLGYAPPSNAYLEASDLRAPETTYPLRLMVCDSCFLVQTQDYTAADSLFDKDYAYFSSTSKGWLAHAAAYVEMIRQRLDLSQNSFVVEVASNDGYLLKNFVQAGIPCLGIEPTISTAKAAETLGIPVERRFFGEALAQELAAVGKRADLIIGNNVYAHVPEINDFSRGLASLLKPEGVVTLEFPHLMRLVEFSQFDTVYHEHFSYLSLGTVARIFEAAGLKLFDVEELTTHGGSLRVYGCRAESSWTVTASVEGLLEEEKRRGMDTPGYYADFQGRAEEVKNRALSFLLEAKREGKSVAGYGAAAKGNTLLNFAGVGPDLLPFVCDAAPAKQGKFLPGSHIPVLPPEVLTDKRPDYLIILPWNIAEEVRKQNALLTEKGTQFVTFVPETHIVG from the coding sequence ATGACCCAGACTTGCCGCCACTGCGAAGCCGAACTGACCCGGCAATTTCTCGATCTTGGCTATGCCCCGCCATCAAATGCCTATCTCGAGGCCAGCGATCTGAGGGCACCAGAGACTACCTACCCGCTGCGCCTGATGGTCTGCGACAGCTGTTTTCTGGTACAAACGCAGGACTACACAGCAGCCGACAGCCTGTTCGACAAGGACTATGCATATTTTTCTTCGACTTCAAAAGGATGGCTTGCCCACGCCGCCGCCTATGTAGAAATGATCCGGCAACGGCTTGATCTGTCTCAGAACAGTTTTGTTGTCGAAGTAGCTTCGAATGACGGCTATCTGCTAAAAAATTTCGTCCAGGCTGGCATTCCGTGCCTGGGCATCGAGCCAACGATATCTACGGCGAAAGCAGCTGAAACCCTCGGGATTCCGGTGGAACGACGGTTTTTTGGCGAAGCTTTAGCCCAAGAGCTTGCAGCGGTTGGCAAGAGGGCCGATCTGATCATCGGAAACAATGTCTATGCGCATGTACCAGAAATCAACGACTTCAGCCGCGGCTTGGCTAGCCTTTTGAAGCCGGAAGGCGTTGTTACTCTAGAATTTCCCCATCTGATGCGACTGGTTGAGTTCAGTCAGTTTGATACGGTCTATCATGAGCATTTTTCTTACCTGTCGCTGGGAACCGTTGCACGTATCTTTGAAGCGGCGGGCCTGAAACTGTTTGACGTCGAAGAGCTGACCACCCATGGCGGCAGCCTTCGGGTCTATGGCTGCCGAGCAGAGAGCAGCTGGACCGTTACAGCCTCCGTGGAAGGCCTTTTGGAGGAAGAAAAACGGCGAGGCATGGACACCCCAGGCTATTACGCCGATTTCCAGGGTCGTGCAGAAGAGGTCAAGAACCGGGCATTGTCCTTCCTGCTCGAGGCCAAGCGTGAAGGCAAGAGCGTTGCCGGATATGGCGCGGCAGCCAAGGGCAACACTTTGTTGAATTTTGCTGGCGTTGGACCAGACCTTTTACCGTTTGTGTGCGACGCTGCCCCGGCCAAACAGGGCAAGTTTCTGCCCGGGAGCCACATTCCTGTGCTGCCTCCCGAAGTGCTGACGGACAAAAGGCCGGACTACCTTATCATTCTGCCATGGAACATCGCCGAGGAAGTCCGGAAACAGAACGCTCTGCTCACGGAGAAAGGCACTCAGTTCGTGACCTTTGTTCCCGAAACCCATATTGTCGGATGA
- the rfbF gene encoding glucose-1-phosphate cytidylyltransferase, with translation MKAVILAGGLGTRISEESHLKPKPMIEIGGRPILWHIMKIYAANGITDFIICCGYKGYVIKEYFANYFLHMSDVTFHMDENRMEVHRQQAEPWKVTLVDTGENTMTGGRIKRVSDYIDNTFCLTYGDGVADVRIDQLVEQHKVSGLDATVTAIQPPGRFGALDIQDNRVTNFLEKPQGDGQWINGGFFVCEPEVIDRIASDDMPWETEPLQGLARDGQLGVYRHDGFWAAMDTLREKNQLEQLWQTGNAPWKVW, from the coding sequence ATGAAAGCAGTTATTCTGGCAGGAGGTCTCGGGACGCGGATCAGCGAAGAATCCCATCTGAAACCCAAGCCAATGATCGAGATTGGTGGTCGACCGATCCTCTGGCACATCATGAAGATCTATGCCGCCAACGGTATTACAGACTTTATCATCTGCTGCGGCTACAAGGGTTATGTGATCAAGGAGTATTTCGCCAATTACTTCCTGCACATGTCCGACGTTACTTTCCACATGGACGAGAACCGCATGGAAGTTCATCGACAACAGGCTGAGCCTTGGAAGGTGACTTTGGTGGATACCGGCGAAAACACCATGACCGGCGGCCGTATCAAGCGCGTGTCGGATTACATCGACAACACCTTCTGCCTGACCTATGGCGACGGCGTCGCCGATGTTCGCATCGATCAACTTGTCGAGCAACACAAGGTTAGCGGGCTGGATGCCACAGTGACCGCCATTCAGCCACCCGGTCGATTTGGCGCTCTAGACATCCAGGACAACCGGGTGACGAATTTCCTGGAGAAACCTCAGGGTGACGGCCAGTGGATCAACGGCGGATTTTTTGTTTGCGAACCCGAGGTGATCGACCGGATTGCCAGTGATGATATGCCTTGGGAGACTGAACCGTTGCAGGGCTTGGCCAGGGATGGCCAGCTTGGCGTTTACCGGCATGACGGGTTTTGGGCGGCGATGGACACGCTCCGGGAAAAGAACCAGCTGGAACAACTCTGGCAAACCGGCAATGCACCCTGGAAAGTCTGGTAG
- a CDS encoding glycosyltransferase, producing MKKVCIFTYSFMHKHHTMVNFHIENLFDGNSCVCVENETDYQTVQRPILVRNEIKLGIKDRLLGPLKKMSNKARKLPAKSIFGTERKEILEFLRREKVDVILCEFGCVGVDITEAISDYGIPIYTYYRGYDATMRIRSRRQQNLIRKTLPKMAGVFFVSGFLKDNLSALGLEHPNSYVVPSGVNTQKFCPAEKSERSFVAVGRLIEKKRPDLTVRAFCQEAKFFPEAVLNVLGGGPMLDMCGKIVHEAGMENQVKLHGEQHHDVVLKYVREAEFFLQHSVTSPSGDAEGAPTSIQEAMACGCVVIATRHAGIPDLIEEGKTGYLIDELAMEDYRKHIKSALSGEINSDKIAQAARDHAVTNLDNRMLIEHVESILTATDTKNGN from the coding sequence ATGAAAAAAGTGTGCATTTTCACTTATTCGTTTATGCACAAGCATCATACGATGGTGAATTTTCACATCGAGAATCTTTTCGATGGAAACTCGTGTGTTTGCGTTGAAAATGAAACGGACTATCAAACAGTTCAAAGACCAATTCTGGTGCGCAATGAAATTAAGCTCGGCATCAAGGACCGGCTTCTTGGCCCCTTGAAAAAAATGTCGAATAAGGCCCGAAAACTGCCTGCCAAGTCTATATTCGGCACGGAGCGCAAAGAAATTCTTGAATTCCTACGACGCGAGAAGGTTGACGTCATACTTTGTGAATTCGGTTGCGTCGGCGTGGACATCACTGAAGCAATTTCAGACTATGGAATACCGATTTACACCTATTATCGAGGCTATGATGCTACGATGCGTATTCGCTCAAGGAGGCAGCAAAACCTCATCAGGAAAACGCTACCCAAAATGGCCGGCGTCTTTTTTGTCTCGGGTTTTTTAAAAGACAATTTGTCAGCGCTTGGCCTAGAACATCCCAATAGTTATGTCGTCCCGAGTGGTGTCAACACCCAGAAATTCTGCCCCGCAGAAAAATCTGAGAGGAGCTTTGTGGCCGTTGGCCGTCTCATTGAAAAAAAGAGACCCGACTTAACCGTACGGGCATTTTGCCAAGAAGCGAAATTCTTTCCAGAAGCTGTGCTAAATGTTTTGGGTGGCGGTCCAATGCTGGATATGTGCGGAAAAATCGTGCACGAAGCTGGAATGGAAAACCAGGTAAAACTACACGGAGAGCAGCATCACGATGTGGTCTTGAAATATGTACGAGAAGCAGAGTTTTTCCTGCAACACTCAGTTACAAGTCCTAGTGGGGACGCTGAAGGTGCACCGACTTCCATTCAGGAAGCTATGGCCTGCGGTTGCGTCGTCATTGCAACCAGACATGCAGGAATCCCTGACCTGATCGAAGAAGGTAAAACTGGCTATCTGATCGATGAACTGGCAATGGAAGACTATCGCAAACACATCAAATCAGCGCTATCAGGTGAAATAAATTCAGACAAAATTGCTCAAGCTGCGCGGGACCACGCTGTAACTAACCTGGACAATCGAATGCTCATCGAACATGTTGAAAGCATCCTTACAGCTACGGACACAAAAAACGGGAACTGA
- a CDS encoding glycosyltransferase family 2 protein, with amino-acid sequence MPRPDITEKTRVSTSLSHQLLDAFGTPVADKLVLPRDGVVAVILAYNEALRFPHFLDHYRTLGVRHFIVIDNGSDDGTGAFLNGQTDVSVVETHKPYRDYKSVWRQLLCDRYLQDRWVLFPDVDELLVYPGWPDLSINDLTLYLDSGGYQALFTPMVDMYPDGPLNNLTYKPGERFLDCCPWFDGDGYRYNPLKGSHGKRYKTPARHVFGGTRERLFHQHAKRPTTALDRWLLGSVFSLRAKASVTAFGRKLDHLLFKLVKNALPSPAAVQSKIPLLKWQAGICFSGGVHGIDREVPVAPDWGVLLHFKYLDDFKSKVAEAITRKQHTDNAGHYRDYNSQIESLMEKGLRSFCSLRFDSVETLIDCGLMRETPALRNWVSRLN; translated from the coding sequence ATGCCGAGACCTGATATTACTGAGAAGACACGTGTTTCCACGTCGCTCAGCCACCAGTTGCTGGACGCTTTCGGCACGCCGGTCGCGGATAAACTTGTCCTTCCGCGCGACGGCGTTGTAGCCGTGATTCTTGCTTACAATGAAGCTTTGAGGTTTCCGCATTTTCTGGATCATTATCGCACCTTAGGCGTGAGGCATTTTATTGTGATCGACAACGGCTCAGACGACGGTACGGGTGCGTTTCTTAACGGTCAGACGGATGTTAGCGTCGTTGAAACGCACAAGCCCTACCGGGACTACAAATCCGTCTGGCGGCAGCTCCTCTGTGACCGCTATCTTCAAGACCGCTGGGTGCTGTTCCCGGATGTCGATGAATTGCTGGTTTATCCAGGCTGGCCGGATCTTTCAATAAATGACCTGACGCTTTATCTCGACTCGGGAGGATACCAGGCTCTGTTCACGCCGATGGTCGACATGTATCCGGACGGACCATTGAACAATTTAACCTACAAGCCAGGCGAGCGCTTTCTGGATTGCTGCCCCTGGTTCGACGGCGATGGTTACCGTTACAATCCATTGAAAGGCTCTCACGGCAAGCGCTACAAGACGCCCGCGCGCCATGTATTCGGCGGCACACGCGAGCGTCTTTTCCACCAACATGCCAAACGGCCCACAACCGCACTCGACCGCTGGCTGTTGGGCTCTGTCTTCTCCTTGCGGGCCAAAGCAAGTGTTACGGCGTTTGGCCGTAAACTGGATCATCTGCTGTTCAAGCTCGTTAAAAATGCCTTGCCGAGCCCTGCGGCCGTTCAAAGCAAGATCCCGCTACTCAAATGGCAAGCCGGCATTTGTTTTTCCGGCGGCGTACACGGCATTGACAGGGAGGTCCCCGTCGCTCCTGACTGGGGCGTCTTGCTCCACTTCAAATATCTTGACGATTTCAAAAGCAAGGTCGCCGAGGCGATCACACGCAAGCAGCACACCGATAATGCTGGTCATTACCGGGACTATAATTCTCAAATTGAGAGCTTGATGGAAAAAGGTTTGCGTTCATTCTGCAGTCTCAGGTTCGACAGCGTGGAGACACTGATAGACTGCGGCCTCATGCGCGAAACACCTGCTCTAAGAAACTGGGTTTCTCGTTTGAATTAG